Sequence from the Meleagris gallopavo isolate NT-WF06-2002-E0010 breed Aviagen turkey brand Nicholas breeding stock chromosome 15, Turkey_5.1, whole genome shotgun sequence genome:
CCCCACTTGCTTTTGTGAACTGTGCTTAGTCATCCCTAACACAGCATTAATATACAGACACAAAGTACATTCATGCACTGGTACACAGCAGCAGGTTACCTTTCAGCCTGCCAGGCACTGCTACCAATACAGCTTGCTGGAGTGGCTGTCATCCTCACTGATGGCTTAGGCACAAGTGAGATGAGAGataaatgaaagataaaataatacTGTGACAAGCTATGAATTCTCCACTCATTTGTCATAATCAGTCACTCATTAAACCTCCCGGTAAAGACCAGGACTTTTGCAGTGACCTCCCAAAGGCAAAACTGACTCTCTTCCAGAAAACTTAATTGTTTGTCATATTGGTTGTACCCTGTTACCAGAATGGTTTTAATGGACTAGTTTGCATCTGTGTTTGCGAGTAGCACCAGTAGCAGTACTAGTACTGGCTTCTGCTAGATAAAGATGTGTTCCGTTGCATTTTACTTCCAAAGTTCTCCAATAACTCAGAATCAAAGAGGAGACGCTAACTTAACCTATCAGGAGATTGTGACTCTCTAAATATAtatccagtgctgctgctggtaccatggggaaaataaatttctatCCACTTAGCTATGTACTTTAGCAATAGTTGGAAACTTGTTCTATGTTGTAAACTTTCTTTAAGAGACAGCACTGGACTTAAACTTTAGTAGCCAAAGAGAACTTTGctctcagtttttcttctgtttggaaTTTGTAACAAGCTCAGCATTAGCTTTATGTAGATCATGAATTATGAAGGCCTTTCGGCTCTAGACCCACTAAGCTAGAGGCAACAGTTCCTCTTCAATAGCTCCAGCAGATGTGCTGTGGTTGAGATTCAGTGAAGATGCAATGTCATTTAGACTAGAAATTATAACTTCAAAACACTTCACCAGGACCATGCTGTTAAACACAGTTTAATTTTTTACAAGTCTCTAGAAGAATTCACTTACCACTCAATTAGAAATGTTTTGGTAGGGTCAGTAAGTAAACGTGAATACGGAATGTTAATAAGggctttttctccctttttttttcctccacctctTTCTGCATTTAGTCTGACAGTTTGTCTGTGTCTCAGAAGTGAATTTTGAACAGATATTTTTCTAAGCATAGTAATTCAATATTAACAGGTCTTGAAATTTCCCTCTTCAGAGCTGATGCTGATATTAAAGACAATGTAATCAGATTTCATAAGGATTTGAAATGCAGTGCATTGTTATGGTACCATTGAATActttaataatattttgaagTTTAAGGTTGCTGTCACAAATGCACATGACAATCTGCTGGAATGCCTGAACTGAGACCTACTGAAACCAAAGGGAACAGTTTGGCAGAGAGAAGTGGGTttcaaggatttattttttgGGATTGGATCAATGAAATTTGAACTGAGAACCAGAACTCTTTCAGCTTCCTAGAGCTCAAAGGGTTTTGCACCGCATCATTTGGTTGGGCCCATTTTCACTTAAGGCACTTGGTAATGTCTGAAGACTGTTTTATGGTCTGAACCTGTAGCAGTAACTGGAACAAGGAAAGTTTCAATGCTGAAActaattttgtttctgtctaCAAAGTTTTTGTTAAAGCTTCCTGTACAAGCTTATTCAGTCTAAACAAAACGAGAGGATTTTATATGTGAAGTAACAGCATTATTCCTTGATTTGACATCACTGAGGAGGGCTCAGATGGGCAGACTTAATGCAGGCTGCACACTTTGCAAGGCTGCAGCATGAGACCTTGAAAAAGCCAACATTAGAAGTAAATTACTTTCACTTCCCACCCTTTTATCTGTTCCCTGCAGTTCTCAAAATGGTTATGTGCTTTCCATTCATCTGATTATTTTCTGTAGGATTTTTATAGTAAACAACTATGCTCATGCTCTCCCTCCCCACAGTCCCTTGATAACCAACTTACCTAGAGGCAGAACAATGAAGAAAGGTAGCCAGCACAAGATAAACATGCCAACCACAATTCCCAGGGTCTTGgctgccttcttttctctagagaattttaaaagtttgaGAGCTAAGGAGTTTCTGGGATTGTGACCCTTGGATTTGTTGCTGCTTAAGGTGTCCTCATGAATGTTCCTGTAATGGATCCGTAACGTCAGCTCCTTGGAGTTGGACATTTCTTTCATAACTCCAGCTTCCAGATTTTTTGTAGTCCTTTTGGCCACTATGTAGACCCGACAGTACATGACGAGGATGACGATTAAAGGAATGTAAAATGACcccaaggaagaaaacaaagcgTAGAATGGTTCTTCGGTGATACGGCACACTTTATCATCCTTGGGTGCTGGTTCTTTCCAGCCCAAAAGAGGTCCAATAGAAATTACCATGGAAAGGACCCAGACACCTAGGAGAGCTAGAATTGCTCTTCTTCTTGTTACCAAAGTTGGATACTGGAGAGAATAACGCACTCCTATATATCTATCTATGGAGATTGCACATAGACTTAAAATAGAAGCAGTACAGCAGAGGACATCAACTGCTGCCCAGATATCACAAAATATCCTCCCCAAAACCCAGTAGCCAAGGATTTCCAGTGTAGCAGAGAATGGAAGGACAGTAAAACTCAGCAACAAATCTGCTATTGCAAGGTTAATTATGAAATAGTTTGTAGGGATTCTTAAATGTCTATTGCAAGCGACAGAGAGAATTACCAAAATATTACCTATAATAGCAAAGAGTATAAAGGCACCTAGGATGAGCCCCACAGTTATTGCCCTACTGATATCCAAGGTAGGCAAATCCAGGTTGCTTGTTGTCTCATTGGAGCTGTTTGCAGAAAGATTGCTGCTATTTAATGCAGACACTTTCAAATATCCAAGTATTGATGAATTGGATTTCTCAGCAAGGTAGGTActcatcttaaaaataattctccATAGCAGGTTATGATTGGATCCTGTGCACAACACGCAGATGGTTGAGTTCAGTTGAAAGTTCTCTCTCCACCCAAGAAGTTGCTGCAAAGCCCCGCCAGGTTTGGACTGAGAACTCATCCCTCCAGCAAGCTGTTAGCTTTCGGCACGTAAAACTTGCACAGCGTGAAGTCCTCCAAAGCCTGTCAGAAATAACAGCCCCTTCAAACTCGCCTAATTTCTCCCATCAACtcatttaaacagaaattagCAGGCAGAGGTCTTGGCCGGATGTCGAAAGTAGCTGTTTTGATCGTGACGGTCCCTGAAATAAAAGACAGGTTTACTGTTTTCCCTCGTGCATTTGTGGTTCAGTTGGAAGGATGCCCCCGTTAGCTGCTCTGACGTGCGTCTCCGAGAGGGGTTTGTCAGCGGTTCGGGGCTCTGCGGGAGCCGCTGCCTGCGCTCACGGGCTGCGCTGCTGACATCACGGGGCGGCCCCGGCGCAGCGCTAGAGGGCAATGCGGTTCAAGTTAGAGCTTCCACATCGGCGGCTGAACGCTAATAGAATGGAATGTATCAGTCTTAATTAAAGCGTTTGCAACGTAGAAATTTGGATTGgaaacctttaaaaaacaaacaaaaacccgACTAGTTTCGTTATTTGAGGAAAATGCAGTCAGGAGGATATGGTGAACAAATCAATTTCGGCACAAAATGATGTAGCACCTTTTGTCTTTCTCTCACTAAAAAAAGGTCTTCGAGTTTATTTTGTGATCAAAGCAAATCtcataatattttaaagaactaATCATCTCCCACTTTCTAAGGAGAAATAGGTTCTGAAAATCTCTGTTTTATTCCTAGATTCAGTATTAAATGATGGCATAGAAATTGTGGAATAGTTTGTTTCTCATGGTAAATTTTGCACTAATATAGACAAAGTAGCAGATTATCAAACCTTTAGTAAGATATTTATGTTTATTCTATGTTCCTGTATACGAGGCACTGCTGTGGCTTCATCTCTTTTCTGGTTAGATAACTTTGGTAAAAACTAACGCGTTGAATCCCAGCCCTGAACAGATCTGAACATCCTTAACCGCAGCcaaaatgaaagcagtgaaaagtATTTAGTCATTTTTCTGCTAAAGTGTTGTCTTTGAAAGGGCTGTGAGATCACTGAGACAGGGCCTGTTGTTTAGCTGTTGTAGCTCTGGGAGTACCTGCAATAACCTGTTAGGAAAAAAGTCAGTAACAAGTGATTTGTATTTTACCTCTGCTAAGAGCGTTACAATGCTGGAAAATGTGTGTAGCTTTTGGTCACTAGATAGGGAGAAATATAGGTCTTTATAGCCTGGTACTGTTAAcaacaagaagagaaagattAGCTGAACATATAACTGCCAAAATACTGTTCTTAACTTTCTGCCATCAGATTATATTTTACAGCTGTTGTCTGAAGTGCTCTGGGTTACTGTATATTGATTTTCCTATTACAAAATGTACTGTGTTTAAAATACAGGGTTCATTCTTAATAAGGCAGCTATGGTGAAAGTTGCAGCTGAGTGCTGGCTATAAAGGATAAATCATGTAAACAAAAACCTGGCtgaattttatttgaagaatATATGGCAGATGTTTGCATAGCCCTTCTCAACAGCAGTGGCTATAGCAAAGCACTGTCACTTGGgaacttttctttgaaatatttacacAAATGACATGATGATAACATGCCATGGAGTCACTGAAGAGAAGAGGAACAAACACTCAGTTTATGAGCTAACCTCAGCTTTTCTGTCTCTGCAAGACAGATTTCATTGCTAATGAAAGCAGTTAGCAGCCTTGCTTTTAGACATGCATCGTTTGCACTTATCCGTTCTCACTGGACTCCACTTGAACTCTGTTTCGTTTGtgatttctgattttatttctctgccttGTTTAAAGTGTAAATTCCTCAGGCTAAGGGGCTTGCTCCCATTGTGAAGGTGTAATCGCAGCTGGCTGAGTACTGCTGTCAGTGCTTTCAGtgcagagggctgcaggagcagctgctcgGGTAGCGGTGTCCCATTGGGATCAGACAGCCTGCAGTCTGGCTGCATGTTCCTGCTTTTGGTACTTGAGTGAACTTGATTAGAGCTGATTAGATCTACACAGGTGATAATCCTAGCTAGGTGTTAGACACAGGCCAAATGTGTAAGCAGTAAGAAGGAATCTTCATCTCTCCAGGTACAACAATCTTTTTGGCACTGCAAAATGAGTGGGGGTTGCAGAAGAAAAGATCACTGAGGGTGTAAGCTGGTTTGGTGCAGTTTTTAAGCTGGTGATGTGCCATGCCTAGCCTATAAAGTATAATGGAGCAGCTTGTACTCCTCTTGGGCTTTGGCTGTACCACATGAGAGTTTTGTAGGCCTGAGGAACCAGATCCTTTAGTAGCATTTCAACAGTCACTTCCAGGGCCTGGCTGGTTCCAGCTTGCTGGCAGGGACCAGAGCACTGTGTCAACAGCACTGTCAGGAAAGGGCAGAAGGGAAGGGAGTAGGGATTCTGACTGACTACATTTCTTTGCTCTCTATTTGCTCACAGGAGTACTGGGGCCAGTCTTACTGATGCTGCTTTCCTTGTCCTTTAAGGTGAAACAATACATAGAAAAGCCCTTTTCTAGGGGAAAGAAAGTAGAAGATAAAGCTATTGCACCTCTCTTATGACCCCATTGAGAAGTTTGATGTGTTTTTGTGTCTCTGTTTACCAATCTGTGAAATAACATACTGGCTGAATAGTCATGAGGCTCAGCTGATTAATGCTTGCAAATTGCTTTGAGGTCTTCAGTTGCAGGTGCTATAATACAACACGGTGTATCAAAAACCAGAAATGAATGTTAACTATTTGCATGCCTTTAGGTAAATAACAGAATAGATACTGTGAAGAATAAACTCTTCCTGCCGAGGTCAATGTGGCACTACAAGTCAGTGTGTACCCAAACACATGATCAGAAAACTGTGGATCATATTCATTGCAgaattgtttttattcagaTAATTTATAATTTTCAATGAAGAAGTAAATTTAATAGCCTGGAGATCCTGTtcagtattattttaataatgatgCACAGCAAGACAAGATGCCTTCGGCTGTTCGATATTCTTctgctggaaggctgctgtaGCAGTTAAGGACTGGATACAGAATGTATATTTGAGGAAACAAGTTTTAAATTTGAagtatgtttctaaaatatacTTTATATCAGACAAATGGTGCTATTGCCATTGTTCAGTTTTGTAATGAGctacattcattttatttttcttttataaagtGATGTTAAAAGGATGTATTGGCGGCTTGATCTGAGTTCAGAAACACAGCAAAGGCACTTCTAGAGCACTTTTGCAGCACGGTGAATAATACAGCTTGCTCTTAACTGGACATGGGAGTCAACAGAGAATTTAAATGAGTGTACCTACTAAGTGTTTCATACAATTTATCTTAATTGTTTGATTTATTTGGAAACCTGTGACTGAAGAAAAGCAAGGCTATAGTGCCAGAAATTCATTCTGGATTGAGTAGTAGTGTGAATATGCTATCATTTGATGTAAATGATCTTGCAGTATTAGCACAAACCAGGAAACCTTCCTTCCATGGCAGAGGtatgaaaaacaagaagcagtGAGGAGGGCGGTGCACGCAGCTGTTGGAGCATCACATTTCCTTGCCACCACCTCTGATCTTAAACTTTTCCTGAAAAGTGGAGTGAGGAAGTGGGAGAAAGTTggttattaatttatttatagttTTGTGTGTGCACGTAGACTTGTGTGATGCATCAGAtgtatcttttctgttttggcaCTAGATTATTTGCTACATAATACA
This genomic interval carries:
- the ADRA1B gene encoding alpha-1B adrenergic receptor, whose protein sequence is MSSQSKPGGALQQLLGWRENFQLNSTICVLCTGSNHNLLWRIIFKMSTYLAEKSNSSILGYLKVSALNSSNLSANSSNETTSNLDLPTLDISRAITVGLILGAFILFAIIGNILVILSVACNRHLRIPTNYFIINLAIADLLLSFTVLPFSATLEILGYWVLGRIFCDIWAAVDVLCCTASILSLCAISIDRYIGVRYSLQYPTLVTRRRAILALLGVWVLSMVISIGPLLGWKEPAPKDDKVCRITEEPFYALFSSLGSFYIPLIVILVMYCRVYIVAKRTTKNLEAGVMKEMSNSKELTLRIHYRNIHEDTLSSNKSKGHNPRNSLALKLLKFSREKKAAKTLGIVVGMFILCWLPFFIVLPLGSLFSALKPPEIIFKVIFWLGYFNSCLNPIIYPCSSKEFKRAFIQILKCQCHRRKQLGWWAYSYRNWNRCSFEHPRKDSLEDSGSFLSGSQRTLSSASPSPGYLSKITHPHMEMCTFQEWKNPSSFLSPLQEGSSQKDPCQFFTFNLLTERNGHIAASSQASSNGDHEDICDTMNGKTDCSANIMLE